The genomic DNA TCGGTCTGTTTGCTTACGGCAGTTCGAACGGCGCGCAGGCTGTGCAGGTGGACAATTTACAGATCCGAGTGGCGGGCAGTTACGTGCAGAATTCCGCAAAATCTGCTGCCGTGAATTTTGACGGACTGACTTCCGTCGAGGCGATCGATGCGAATGCCTGGCACGTCGGATCCGCGTCTTCACCCGATTATACGGACGGCGGATTGCGCGTTTCGGACGGAAAACTCAGTTTCTTCAATGCGGCGGACGGTTCTGTCATTTCTTCCAAAGAAAAATTCCAGAATTTCGTTTTACAGTTCGACGTGCCCTATATCGAAAGGGAAGGGCAGGAGGACGACGACGGCAATATCACCCGCACGGTTTCTACCTGGATCGGGTTGACTTTCGGAATGGAATCTGCGGAAACGCTGTTCAGTGCCGAAAATCAGAAAATGATTTATATGGGGCCCGGTACGATCGATCTGTTAAATGCAAAATTCGACGATGGTTCGACGCGCATCTGGGCGCCGCAGGATTTATGGAATATGGATTTTGCCGGCAAAACCGTGACGGTCCGTCTTGTTGCAAAGGACAACAGTTTATCCCTGGCTTACCGCGTGGAAGGTGAGGACGAATCCGTACTGGATACGCCCAAAGCGGTAATTTCGAACATTGATACTTATGGTCATGTGGGGATCCAATGCACGCAGAACGGAAATTTTGACGTCGATAATTTGATTCTCATCAACACAGACGAAACAGAAAATTATACTTTGACGAAAAAGACGCCTGCCGATACGCAAGTTAAAGCGGGAGTCGGCGAAAAGGTTACCGGTAAGATCGATCTGGGAGATATGGTCAATAAAAGCGCCGCGTTTACGCCCGTCGAAAAGGACGGCTTGAAACTGAACGCGGACGGTTCCTATGAATATACCGCTCCTGCGGCAAAACCCGAAGGCAAAGTAGAGTTTTCGTATAGCGTTACGATAGACGACTGGAAACTCGGCGGGTGGTATTCTCCTGCGGGAGAGGCGTCCCGATATACCGTAAACGGCAAGATCGTCGTCGAAATTACGGACGTAAGCAAGATCAGCGTGACTGCGCCGACCAAGACGGAATATACGATCGGGGAGGAACTCGATCTGAGCGGTATGGTCGTCAAGGCCGAAATGAGCGACGGAAGCGTAAAAATTTTGCAGGCTTCGGAATATACAATCGATACTTCCGCCTTTGACGGAAACAAAGACGGCGAATATGAAATAAAGGTGGCCTATCGTTCGCAAAGCGCTGCCTTTACGGTGAAAGTCGTAAAACAGGCGGGCGGCTGCGGCAGCAGCGTAGTATTTGCGGGCGGCGCGGGCATCGCAATCGCGGCAACGGCGCTTGCATCCGCGGGGACGGCAGTTCTGCGCAAAAAAGAAAAATAAGAATTTCGGGCAAGGCGGCGGCGCCGACGAATCGAGGCGCCGCCTTCCAAGGGGAGTAAACAATGAAAAAAGGCAAAGCGGAAAGAATCACTCTGTGGATCGTATTCGTCCTGTTTTTCTTTTATGCGATCAGCCTTGTGCTGCCGCTCATCTGGACTTTTATCAATTCTTTCAAGACGAATCGGGATTTTTTCGATGATATCTGGGGATTGCCTAAAAAGTTTCTGACGGAAAATTACGTGAGCGCCTTTAAACTGAAAGTGGGAAGAACCAATCTTGCGGGCATGTTCCTGAACAGTTTTATTTTGGTTGTCGGTTGTACGGCCGCAAGTATATTCGTTTCCACGCTGTGCGCTTACGTCGTCAGCAAGTTTAAGTTCAGGGGCAGACAGGTGATCTATACCGTAGCGATCGCGACCATGCTGATTCCGACGGTCGGCACGCTGACCGCTACCTATAAACTGATGGTCACGACGGGACTGTACAATACCTATCTGGGCATTATCATTATGTCCAGCGGCGGGTTCGGAATGAATTTTATCCTGATCTACGGATATTTCAAAAGCATTTCATGGGCGTATGCGGAATCTGCCATGATCGACGGCGCGAGCGATTTCCGTGTGTTTTGGCAGATCATGCTCCCGCAGATCAAACCCGCGTTGATAGCGGTCTCAATCATTTCGGCCATTAACTACTGGAACGACTATTTTACTCCCTATATGTATTTGCGCGCGCACCCTACGGTGGCGGTAGGTTTACAATCCATCGTGAATATGATGACTGCGCAATCCGATTGGCCCAAACTGTTTGCTGCGATGATCATATCGATCATCCCCGTGATGGCTTTGTTTATCGTATTTCAGAAAACCATTATGGAAAATACGGTCGCGGGCGGCTTGAAAGGATAAAAGGGAGAAAAAATGAAACGGATATTTCTTATATTGATTGCTGCGCTTTGCATCGCATGTTTTGCGTTGCCCGTTTTCGGCTGTGCTCCTTCCGAAAACGATGACGGCGATGGAGGTGACACGATGACGGAAGAAGAATATCAGCATTACGGCGCGTATTCGTATTATTATTATCCGCAGTTGGGACGCGACGTGATGCCGGTCGGCGCATGGTGCGCGCCTCCTACTCCGAACTACGGCAATTTCGGCAATCCGAACTATATCACCGACGAAAATTATAAAACCATGGCGCAAAGCGGGATAAACAGCATCTACGCACTGTACGATACACCGGTGAATCATCCCGATTTGATATTGCAGGCGCTCGATTATGCGGACAAATACAATATGGTATATCTTGCGCGCGATCTTCGGATGATGGCGGCTTCGGAAGAGGCGGACCTGTTTGAACTTTTTGAAGATTACACTTCCAAACCTGCGTACGGAGGGAATCTCATCATCGACGAACCGGGCGTAAATTCTTTTGCGGCGCTGGCTTCGCTCAAAGTGAATTGGGACAGAGAATTCGGCGGCGGAAAAAATATGTACGTGAATTTGCTGCCGCTCTATGCGTCTGAAAATCAACTTTTGAACGGCGCGGCCGGAGGTTCCGAGGGCGGAAAGATCACGTATGAAGAATACGTTGCGAGATATCTTCGCGAAGTCAGGCCCGATCTGTTCAGTTTTGATTATTATCCTTTTAACGGAAAAAATAAAAATATAGAACAGGATTTTTACAAACAACTTTCCATCGTGAAGAGACGCGTCGAACAGGCAAATATTCCTTTCTGGATTTTTGCGCAGGCGGGATTTTTCGACGGCGGAGATACCCGTAAAATAGAAGAGTGCGAACTGCAATGGCAGGTGAACGCCGCTTTGAGTTACGGGGCGAAGGGGATCCAGTACTTCAATTATTGGCATGCGCTGGAAATTCCCGGAAACAATTGCGGATTTGTGGATAGAGAGGGTAATAAAACTTACATTTACGATTACGGCGTACGGCTGAACAAACAGATCGCCGCCGTAGACGGAGTTCTGATGAAAAGCGCGAACCGCGGCGTAATGCAGGTAGGGCAGTCTCCCGCGCCGATCCCGGAAGAAGATCTGTTAACGAGTTACGAAAAACTGACTTCGGCAACGGGAGGGGACGCTTTGATCGGGTGTTTCGATTACCGTGACAAAACGGCCTACTACGTAACGGCGAATTCATTGACGGACGACGCAGATGTCACGCTGAATTTCGCAGGGAAAGTAAACGCGACCTTAATACAGGACGCAAAGGAAACGAAACAAAGCGGAAATACGCTCACTCTTTCCATTCCGAAAGGGGAAGGCGTATTGATCGTAATCGAATAAGGAGAAACAGTATGAATAAAATATTTACTTTTTCACTGGCGGCATTATTGGGACTGAGCGCGTGTGCCTTAGCGGCGTTTCCCGCCAAGGCAGATGCGGAGGAAGCGTATACGGGACCGAATTTTACCGAGGATTTCGAGTCGTACAAGGTAAAAACGGATAACGGTTACGATTCTAAGCAGATCGCGGCAAAATGGCAGAACGGATGGCTTGATCCTCCCGGTCCCGATGAGGTGGATTCCGAGGGGGCGGACGATAAATTTTCTATCGAAACCGATCCGACGGATCCCGCAAACAAAGTTTTACATATGGATACGGCGACAAAAAACAGTTCGTTTTTTTACCTGACGATCAAAGACGATCAGGGACAGGGCATCCGTGTAAAGAATTTCGAAGTATCTTTCCGCTTTTTATGTGCGGAAGGCGGCGAAGCGTATTGGTTCGGCATTGCGTCGCGCAAAGCGGCGGACACACGCTACAACGGCACGAACTGTGTGATGATGAACGCGCGCGTGTGGGATCAGGCGACGTTCCGTCCCGACGCTTACAGACAACTGGGAATGTCGGGTTTGCAGTTGA from Candidatus Borkfalkia ceftriaxoniphila includes the following:
- a CDS encoding bacterial Ig-like domain-containing protein yields the protein MKKKKKMLLGATLALTAALALGAGTLGASASVSGFNDFIKEDFNSGSLNGDVWQTPAEGIELINVEPSLTYRIYHQKSVSTKEEVTVADTDVLVVEYDMQSIDVEGGFWGVTYGAQSTDLTLENAICFYGTSQIFFGGTESTIVYNADLTSQRWIAWSRDAVTRIVIYPDGAQKMYQDGTLIAQVQAKDAGAAQKVRNGYLGISFSGATSESNVTSVFNYFKIGHAAVADTVETDAITWDIVDDSADKAGLSDDFVSNQSDIQGWVTSAAYIVSEENGGSLLSKEEIPEVDHRIGNALSVSADLNTTGMTGGSAKFAFGIDKTDKNIEGSKTLAAGVNAKDGKFYLTVWEGNAVKAEKEITLANGKIKITYNGNGTLTAAYAGVSVTAAVANAPFGLFAYGSSNGAQAVQVDNLQIRVAGSYVQNSAKSAAVNFDGLTSVEAIDANAWHVGSASSPDYTDGGLRVSDGKLSFFNAADGSVISSKEKFQNFVLQFDVPYIEREGQEDDDGNITRTVSTWIGLTFGMESAETLFSAENQKMIYMGPGTIDLLNAKFDDGSTRIWAPQDLWNMDFAGKTVTVRLVAKDNSLSLAYRVEGEDESVLDTPKAVISNIDTYGHVGIQCTQNGNFDVDNLILINTDETENYTLTKKTPADTQVKAGVGEKVTGKIDLGDMVNKSAAFTPVEKDGLKLNADGSYEYTAPAAKPEGKVEFSYSVTIDDWKLGGWYSPAGEASRYTVNGKIVVEITDVSKISVTAPTKTEYTIGEELDLSGMVVKAEMSDGSVKILQASEYTIDTSAFDGNKDGEYEIKVAYRSQSAAFTVKVVKQAGGCGSSVVFAGGAGIAIAATALASAGTAVLRKKEK
- a CDS encoding carbohydrate ABC transporter permease, whose amino-acid sequence is MKKGKAERITLWIVFVLFFFYAISLVLPLIWTFINSFKTNRDFFDDIWGLPKKFLTENYVSAFKLKVGRTNLAGMFLNSFILVVGCTAASIFVSTLCAYVVSKFKFRGRQVIYTVAIATMLIPTVGTLTATYKLMVTTGLYNTYLGIIIMSSGGFGMNFILIYGYFKSISWAYAESAMIDGASDFRVFWQIMLPQIKPALIAVSIISAINYWNDYFTPYMYLRAHPTVAVGLQSIVNMMTAQSDWPKLFAAMIISIIPVMALFIVFQKTIMENTVAGGLKG